Proteins from a genomic interval of Candidatus Aegiribacteria sp.:
- a CDS encoding nucleotidyltransferase domain-containing protein, whose translation MTEKRTESHKLLNSLRERAKELNCLYMIDEILMSDESLEEKLQDVAESMPHGWCNPEYCEAKIAYMGREYKSMDYREGGTELSESLTINGGNVGIVLVSYPEEVPELDMSNAFLEEEKKLIKTLARRISHTILHDSLSRMFKEEEYTDQSDSGEPKSWKTILDMLLITDSKLYQILSRRLLNYLSFIGITDATALLNRWTGQISTKDADLDHQGINQPTPRQQFEVSYELVEEIFAIASRELSDGQILNLLQKWIGENRIDHLINVLDNHASSLTDIIQAMDTHREVLSNEATLSEPVLNALKVSLIRRLVSRRLDYISRMKELVSIEDFYRLTDSLIIPTRSHGQLGGKGAGLFMAKQILKLAGLRDPVLSNIRTPETWYISSDGILDFVHHNRLEELLEYRYRYLAEIRLEYPNLIQLFKNCAFSPEMTQGLSMALDTIGDYPLIVRSSSLLEDSVEAAFSGKYKSLFLANQGTKSERLEALMDAISEVYASMFGPDAIEYRNERNLLDFQEEMGILVQQVVGTRVGKYYMPSFSGVAFSQNEFRWSSRIRRKDGLLRIVPGLGTRAVDRLGDDFPVLAAPGQPGLRVNTSVEETVRYAPKYMDVINLEERRIETVKVEDVISEYGPQYPQVGKVFSTHKEGMIRRVTRLTDFENEYVIPTFEGLLSPEAGFLKTMRDILITLEQECGFPVDIEFAADGENIYILQCRPQSSWEHDEVVHLNEKPDPDDIVFTADKYVSDGFIPEIDHVVYVDPFEYDNLKNLDQLVSVGNAVGKLNGILSKKSFILMGPGRWGSRGDIKLGVQVTYSDINNTAALIEMAFQKGSYVPDLSFGTHFFQDLVEAGIRYLPLYPDDSSVIFNKAFFEKSKNVLSKILPNCDDLTHVLKVIDVKASTGGRILRIAMSGDEGEAIAYLATDDDLDQKEPDKLLHTRNAVDSNPDEHWLWRQRMAETMASNIDPDQYGIKGIYLFGSTKNATAGPCSDIDLLIHFEGDDRTREQLESYLNGWDVSLCEMNYIRTGFKTEHLLDVHIVTDKDIEEKQSYALKIGSVNDPARPLEMKTKR comes from the coding sequence ATGACTGAAAAGAGAACGGAATCTCATAAACTGCTGAACTCTCTCAGGGAAAGAGCAAAGGAACTTAACTGTCTGTACATGATCGATGAAATCCTGATGAGTGACGAATCTCTTGAAGAGAAACTTCAAGATGTTGCGGAATCGATGCCTCATGGCTGGTGCAATCCTGAGTATTGCGAAGCCAAGATAGCGTACATGGGCAGAGAATACAAATCGATGGATTACCGTGAGGGGGGCACTGAGCTTTCGGAAAGTCTGACGATCAACGGCGGCAACGTTGGAATAGTTCTTGTTTCCTATCCTGAGGAAGTACCGGAACTTGACATGAGCAACGCCTTCCTTGAAGAAGAGAAGAAGCTGATAAAAACACTCGCCAGAAGAATAAGCCATACCATCCTTCACGACAGTCTTTCCCGGATGTTTAAAGAGGAAGAGTACACTGATCAATCCGACTCAGGTGAGCCCAAATCCTGGAAGACAATTCTGGACATGCTTCTGATTACCGACAGCAAGCTTTACCAGATACTCTCTAGAAGACTTCTTAATTACCTGAGTTTCATTGGTATAACCGATGCCACTGCCCTTCTGAACAGATGGACCGGCCAGATATCTACGAAGGATGCTGATCTTGACCACCAGGGAATCAATCAACCTACTCCCAGGCAACAGTTCGAGGTCAGCTACGAACTTGTGGAAGAAATATTCGCTATAGCATCAAGGGAATTGAGCGATGGGCAGATACTTAACCTGCTCCAGAAGTGGATAGGTGAAAACAGGATAGATCATCTGATTAACGTACTGGACAATCATGCAAGTTCGCTGACCGATATTATACAGGCCATGGACACCCACAGGGAAGTTCTAAGCAATGAAGCAACCCTGTCAGAACCGGTATTGAACGCTCTTAAAGTATCCCTCATAAGAAGACTGGTAAGCAGAAGACTGGATTATATCAGCCGCATGAAGGAATTGGTTTCCATCGAGGATTTCTACAGATTGACAGACTCCCTCATTATTCCAACCAGAAGTCATGGACAGCTCGGGGGGAAGGGGGCCGGCCTTTTCATGGCGAAGCAGATACTCAAGCTCGCAGGCCTGAGAGATCCTGTGCTATCGAACATCAGGACACCTGAGACATGGTACATAAGCAGCGACGGAATACTTGATTTCGTTCACCACAACCGTCTCGAGGAATTACTTGAATACCGGTACAGGTACCTTGCTGAGATACGTCTGGAGTACCCGAACCTGATACAGCTTTTCAAGAACTGCGCTTTCAGCCCTGAAATGACACAGGGGCTCTCTATGGCCCTTGATACTATCGGAGATTACCCCCTTATAGTACGCAGTTCAAGTCTCCTTGAAGATAGTGTGGAGGCCGCTTTCAGCGGGAAGTATAAAAGCCTGTTCCTTGCGAATCAGGGTACGAAAAGTGAACGGCTGGAAGCTCTTATGGACGCTATTTCGGAAGTTTACGCTTCAATGTTCGGCCCGGATGCCATTGAATACAGGAACGAAAGGAATCTTCTGGATTTCCAGGAGGAGATGGGTATTCTCGTACAGCAGGTTGTAGGAACAAGAGTTGGAAAATACTACATGCCTTCGTTCAGCGGTGTCGCGTTCAGCCAGAACGAATTCAGATGGTCTTCCAGGATAAGAAGGAAGGATGGCCTTCTCAGGATTGTACCTGGTCTTGGAACCAGAGCGGTAGACAGGCTCGGAGATGATTTCCCGGTGCTTGCCGCGCCGGGACAGCCCGGATTGAGAGTCAACACCAGTGTCGAAGAGACTGTAAGGTACGCGCCCAAATATATGGATGTGATCAACCTTGAGGAACGCAGGATAGAAACCGTAAAAGTCGAGGATGTTATTTCCGAATATGGACCGCAGTATCCCCAGGTCGGGAAGGTGTTCTCAACCCATAAGGAGGGGATGATAAGGCGGGTTACGCGACTAACCGATTTCGAGAATGAATACGTTATACCAACCTTTGAGGGTCTTCTCAGCCCGGAAGCAGGCTTCCTAAAAACCATGAGAGATATACTGATCACGCTTGAGCAGGAATGTGGTTTCCCCGTTGACATAGAGTTTGCCGCTGATGGCGAGAACATATACATCCTTCAGTGCAGACCGCAGAGTTCCTGGGAACACGATGAGGTGGTACACCTGAATGAGAAACCGGATCCCGATGACATTGTTTTTACCGCCGATAAATACGTTTCGGACGGGTTCATTCCGGAAATCGATCACGTGGTCTACGTTGACCCGTTTGAATACGACAATCTGAAGAATCTTGATCAGCTTGTTTCGGTGGGAAATGCGGTTGGCAAACTGAATGGTATTCTTTCAAAGAAAAGCTTCATCCTTATGGGTCCCGGAAGATGGGGGAGCAGGGGTGATATCAAACTTGGGGTACAGGTAACCTACTCCGATATCAACAATACCGCGGCCCTGATAGAAATGGCTTTTCAGAAAGGCAGCTACGTGCCTGACCTTTCCTTCGGAACTCACTTTTTTCAGGATCTGGTGGAAGCTGGTATAAGGTACCTTCCCCTCTATCCAGATGACAGCAGTGTCATATTCAACAAAGCGTTCTTTGAAAAGAGTAAGAATGTTCTTAGCAAAATCCTTCCGAATTGTGACGATCTGACCCATGTTCTAAAAGTTATTGACGTAAAGGCAAGCACAGGTGGGAGGATTCTGAGAATAGCGATGAGCGGGGACGAGGGCGAAGCAATCGCGTATCTTGCAACCGATGATGATCTCGACCAGAAGGAACCTGATAAACTGCTGCATACCCGTAATGCAGTCGATTCCAATCCAGATGAACACTGGCTGTGGAGACAGCGAATGGCTGAAACCATGGCTTCGAATATCGATCCGGATCAATACGGTATCAAAGGCATCTACCTCTTCGGAAGTACCAAGAACGCAACTGCGGGTCCATGCAGTGATATAGACCTTCTTATTCATTTCGAAGGTGACGACAGAACCCGTGAGCAGCTGGAATCCTACCTTAATGGATGGGACGTTTCTCTTTGTGAGATGAACTACATAAGAACAGGTTTCAAAACGGAACACCTTTTAGACGTACACATCGTCACAGACAAAGACATAGAAGAAAAACAATCCTATGCTCTCAAGATAGGTTCCGTAAACGATCCCGCCCGTCCGCTGGAAATGAAGACCAAGCGTTAA
- a CDS encoding metallophosphoesterase: MAHCLFCSDLHGRVHRYEELFRVIREEEPDAVFLGGDLLPGAVHVFASDFLNEDFINDFLAKELLHIKENSVKPYPEIFLILGNDDGRFEEATMIEAARTGLWHYVHNRKIGMGSHQVYGYSYVPPTPFRLKDWEKYDVSRYVDPGCIHPEDGIHTVPVSDYEMRYSTIKDDLELLTDGDDLSQAIMLFHSPPYRTNLDRAALDGRMIDHAPLDVHVGSIAIQKFIKKRQPLITLHGHIHESCGITGKWMDSIGETTMFSAAHDGPELALVRFDPDNPESASRELL, encoded by the coding sequence ATGGCACACTGTTTATTTTGCTCGGATCTGCATGGAAGAGTTCACCGTTACGAAGAACTATTCCGGGTGATAAGGGAAGAGGAACCTGACGCGGTATTTCTGGGTGGCGATCTTCTCCCGGGAGCTGTTCATGTATTCGCGTCGGATTTTCTTAATGAAGATTTTATAAACGACTTCCTCGCGAAAGAACTTTTACATATTAAAGAAAATTCGGTGAAACCCTACCCCGAGATATTCCTCATACTCGGAAACGATGACGGGCGCTTTGAAGAGGCCACCATGATTGAAGCGGCGAGAACCGGACTGTGGCATTACGTTCATAACCGGAAGATCGGCATGGGTTCTCATCAGGTTTACGGCTACTCCTATGTTCCCCCTACACCGTTCAGACTGAAGGACTGGGAGAAATACGATGTGTCCAGGTACGTTGATCCGGGGTGTATTCATCCTGAAGATGGAATTCACACAGTTCCTGTATCGGATTATGAAATGCGTTATTCCACGATCAAGGATGACCTGGAGCTGCTTACGGACGGTGACGATCTTTCACAGGCCATAATGCTTTTTCATTCTCCGCCGTACAGGACGAATCTTGACAGGGCTGCCTTAGATGGCAGGATGATTGACCACGCTCCCCTTGATGTTCATGTAGGGAGCATCGCAATTCAGAAGTTCATAAAGAAGAGACAGCCTCTCATCACACTGCATGGACATATACACGAATCCTGCGGGATCACGGGCAAATGGATGGACAGTATAGGTGAAACCACAATGTTCAGCGCGGCTCACGACGGTCCGGAATTAGCTCTTGTGAGGTTCGATCCTGATAACCCCGAATCGGCATCCAGGGAATTACTTTAA
- a CDS encoding TonB-dependent receptor: protein MSFRSSFLVTPVLLLLSIVYADGPVGSVSGEVVSERTQDPVIGAYVIIEGTSYGGMTDASGAFSIIDVPVGGYGMSVSSVGHHPEVKTDIMVRSGRVTFVEFSLVTAAISGMVIEVRPTCFREDETNPTSSIELTGEQIRRTPGSAGDVIRVIAGLPSISKVDDQYNGLAVRGGNPMENGIYIDGVEIANINHFPRQGTSGGGLGMVNVDLLEEVWFSAGGFSAVYGDRLSSVMELKLRGGNREEFDGQVDLSMSGLGVVFEGPLDNGRGSWLACARRSYIDLLVDIADIDAVPTYSDFQTKVEFDLSPSHRISLLGIGAVDYVDYSYEQAYEDGNTNYGITENWNLVTGLGWKWLWEGDGFSTTTISFQGIGFKGDYREVLTGDVQSEQNSTEKALQLRNDNTWQASPRLMLEFGFDGKYRFDRFDNFYAADTNYSGEPIPALSVRRDLSTPNGGVFLSGSWSIIPEVTLSCGTRMDHNNLTGRTRLSPRGSITWELSEGTVLSAAAGIHRQTLPAELISRDADFADLEDPVSHHAVIGWKQLLADDIRLVMEGYLKSYGSFPYDPSQTGYFVLDGLSSEQDLYAFETLVSGAYARSAGVETTLQKRLISGLYGLLAGSCSISEYRSPGEDWRSRIFDNRWTVTVEGGYRLDRNWEFSGRWLFAGGRPYTPLDLAACEEYNRTILDCTRINTERYPAYHSLNLRVDRRFHFSESTLVCYASVWNVYNRRNVTATFWNRIEKKEDYIHQWGMMPILGVEFEF, encoded by the coding sequence ATGAGCTTCAGATCATCGTTCCTTGTTACCCCGGTTCTCCTTCTCCTTTCAATTGTGTACGCCGACGGACCGGTCGGGAGTGTTAGTGGTGAGGTTGTCTCAGAGCGGACACAGGATCCGGTGATCGGTGCTTATGTAATCATCGAAGGGACTTCTTACGGGGGTATGACAGATGCTTCGGGAGCTTTCTCGATAATTGATGTTCCCGTGGGCGGTTACGGCATGAGCGTCAGTAGTGTAGGTCATCATCCGGAGGTCAAGACTGATATCATGGTAAGGTCGGGAAGAGTAACCTTCGTCGAGTTCTCACTGGTGACCGCTGCGATTTCTGGCATGGTCATCGAGGTAAGGCCAACCTGCTTCCGTGAGGATGAGACCAATCCGACGAGCAGTATCGAGCTTACCGGAGAACAGATAAGAAGAACACCCGGCTCAGCGGGGGACGTAATCCGTGTGATAGCCGGTCTGCCTTCCATCTCCAAGGTGGATGACCAGTACAACGGCCTTGCAGTCCGGGGGGGCAATCCTATGGAGAATGGCATCTACATCGACGGAGTGGAGATAGCCAACATCAACCATTTCCCCCGGCAGGGTACATCCGGGGGGGGATTGGGTATGGTGAACGTGGACCTGCTCGAAGAAGTCTGGTTCTCCGCCGGGGGATTTTCTGCCGTATACGGAGACAGGCTCTCTTCCGTCATGGAACTTAAGCTTCGCGGGGGCAATCGGGAGGAGTTCGACGGGCAGGTGGATTTGAGCATGTCCGGATTAGGGGTGGTGTTCGAGGGGCCACTCGACAACGGCAGGGGCAGCTGGTTGGCCTGTGCGAGAAGGTCATACATCGACCTGCTCGTGGACATCGCGGATATTGATGCTGTTCCAACCTACTCCGATTTCCAGACTAAGGTGGAATTCGACCTGTCCCCCTCGCACCGTATCTCGTTACTGGGTATTGGTGCCGTAGACTATGTCGATTATTCGTATGAACAAGCTTACGAGGACGGTAACACGAATTACGGGATCACTGAAAATTGGAATCTTGTAACGGGTCTTGGCTGGAAATGGCTCTGGGAGGGGGACGGTTTCTCCACCACCACCATTTCGTTCCAGGGGATTGGTTTCAAGGGTGATTACCGGGAGGTTCTTACCGGTGATGTCCAGTCCGAGCAGAACTCCACTGAGAAAGCTCTTCAGCTCCGGAACGATAACACCTGGCAGGCATCGCCGCGACTGATGCTGGAGTTCGGATTCGATGGGAAGTACAGGTTTGATCGGTTCGACAACTTCTACGCGGCTGATACGAACTACAGCGGTGAACCAATACCTGCGCTGTCGGTGCGAAGGGATCTCAGTACTCCGAACGGAGGCGTCTTCCTGAGCGGTTCATGGTCGATCATACCCGAAGTGACGCTCTCGTGCGGAACCAGGATGGACCACAATAATCTGACCGGCAGGACCCGTCTGTCACCTCGTGGCTCCATCACCTGGGAGCTCTCTGAAGGCACGGTACTGAGCGCAGCAGCAGGGATCCACAGGCAGACTTTACCTGCTGAATTAATCTCCAGGGATGCTGACTTCGCGGATCTGGAAGATCCCGTCTCCCACCATGCAGTTATCGGATGGAAACAGTTACTGGCGGATGATATCCGCCTTGTGATGGAAGGGTACCTGAAGAGTTACGGCAGTTTCCCCTACGATCCCTCGCAGACAGGATACTTCGTTCTGGACGGGCTCAGCAGCGAGCAGGACCTGTACGCTTTCGAGACTCTGGTTTCCGGGGCGTATGCGCGCTCGGCCGGTGTGGAGACCACACTGCAGAAGCGTCTTATCAGCGGCCTCTACGGGTTACTGGCCGGATCGTGCTCGATCTCCGAATACAGGAGTCCGGGGGAGGACTGGAGGAGCCGGATATTCGACAACCGGTGGACGGTCACGGTGGAAGGCGGCTATAGACTGGACAGGAACTGGGAGTTCAGCGGTAGGTGGCTGTTCGCTGGAGGTCGTCCATACACGCCGCTGGACCTTGCAGCATGCGAGGAGTACAACCGGACCATACTCGACTGTACCCGCATCAATACCGAACGATATCCCGCTTATCACTCCCTGAACCTCCGTGTTGACAGGAGATTCCACTTCAGCGAATCGACACTGGTCTGCTATGCTTCAGTCTGGAATGTTTATAACAGGCGGAATGTCACTGCTACTTTCTGGAACCGGATCGAGAAGAAAGAAGACTACATCCATCAGTGGGGGATGATGCCTATCCTGGGGGTTGAGTTCGAGTTCTAG
- a CDS encoding Glu/Leu/Phe/Val dehydrogenase, with product MSGGSFNAFEMAQEQFDKVADYLDLDEGARGILRNPMREYHFNIPVHMDDGTVKVFRGFRCQHNDARGPSKGGIRFHPQETIHTVRALSMWMTWKCSVVDIPLGGGKGGVICDPHNLSMREQEQICRGWIRQIARNVGPLQDVPAPDVMTSPQHMLWMMDEYETIMGAQYPGVITGKPVGMGGSLGRTEATGFGLIFTVREALKQLNIRPQDTTASFQGFGNVAQYAIKLYNQLGGTVICVSCWDQADQKGYTFRRKDGINLDELLSITDKFGGIDKKKAVDLGYEILEGDEWIDQEVDILLPCALENQINAENVNRISSRVKIIGEGANGPTTPEADKVIEEKGIFCIPDFLANAGGVTCSYFEQVQNNMNYYWTKDEVLGKLDQKMTEAFVAVSELASKNNLYMRDAAYIISVSKVVDACRARGWI from the coding sequence ATGTCTGGTGGTAGCTTCAATGCATTCGAGATGGCTCAGGAGCAGTTTGATAAAGTAGCTGATTACCTGGATCTTGATGAGGGTGCAAGAGGTATTCTTAGAAATCCAATGCGGGAGTATCATTTCAATATCCCTGTTCATATGGATGATGGAACTGTAAAAGTGTTCAGAGGTTTCAGGTGTCAGCATAACGATGCCAGGGGACCGAGTAAGGGTGGAATCAGATTTCATCCCCAGGAAACAATTCACACAGTAAGGGCACTGTCAATGTGGATGACATGGAAGTGTTCGGTTGTTGACATCCCTCTGGGCGGCGGAAAAGGCGGCGTTATCTGTGACCCTCATAACCTCTCCATGCGCGAGCAGGAACAGATCTGCAGGGGCTGGATCCGTCAGATTGCCCGTAACGTAGGCCCCCTCCAGGACGTACCCGCTCCCGATGTAATGACTAGTCCCCAGCATATGCTCTGGATGATGGACGAATACGAGACTATTATGGGTGCTCAGTACCCCGGCGTGATCACAGGAAAGCCAGTGGGTATGGGTGGAAGCCTTGGCAGAACAGAGGCAACAGGTTTTGGTTTGATTTTCACAGTAAGGGAAGCTCTCAAACAGCTGAACATCAGACCACAGGATACAACAGCAAGTTTTCAGGGATTCGGTAACGTTGCCCAGTACGCGATCAAGCTTTACAACCAGCTTGGTGGAACCGTGATCTGTGTATCCTGCTGGGATCAGGCTGATCAGAAGGGATATACATTCCGCAGGAAAGACGGAATAAACCTTGATGAACTCCTGTCAATAACCGACAAATTCGGCGGTATCGACAAGAAGAAAGCAGTTGACCTCGGGTACGAAATTCTCGAAGGGGATGAGTGGATAGATCAGGAAGTTGATATTCTTCTGCCTTGCGCTCTTGAGAATCAAATCAATGCAGAAAATGTTAACAGGATAAGCAGCAGGGTAAAGATTATCGGCGAAGGCGCCAATGGTCCCACTACACCCGAGGCGGATAAGGTCATCGAGGAAAAAGGTATCTTCTGTATTCCCGATTTCCTCGCCAATGCCGGCGGAGTAACCTGCTCATACTTTGAACAGGTTCAGAATAACATGAACTATTACTGGACAAAGGATGAAGTGCTTGGCAAACTTGACCAGAAGATGACCGAAGCATTTGTTGCTGTCAGTGAACTTGCCTCAAAGAACAATCTCTACATGCGCGATGCGGCGTATATAATCAGCGTAAGTAAGGTTGTTGATGCCTGCAGAGCCAGAGGCTGGATCTAG